CGCTGATGCTGCGGTTCCGCTGGCCTTCCCTGGCCCGCCTGATGCAGATCCAGCTGGCGGTGGATCTGCTGTTGGTCTCGGCCCTGGTCTTCACCTTCGGCGGCATCCAGAGCCCGTTCTCCATGTTCTATCCGGTGGTGATCATCCTCGCCGTCTTCAACCTGCGGCGCCGCACCTCCGCCACCGCGTTCGCCACCGCCGCCCTCGCTCTCTACACCGTCCTGTTGATCTGGCTCTACGCCGACGGTCAGTGGCCGCCGCAGCTGGGAGCGGCGCCTCCGGAGGTCACCATCCGGGTCACCTACAACATCCTGGTGGCCTTGGTGGGCTTCTACGGCGTGGCGGTGTTGGGCTCGGCGTTGGCCCGGCGCACGCTGTTGGCGGAAGAGGAGCTGGAGGAGCAGCGGGAGCGCATCGCCAACCTGCGGGTGGTCTACCAGGACATGTTCCAGTCGATCCTCAGCGGCCTCATCACCACCGATCTGGAGGGGATCATCGCCAGCGTCAACCTCTCCGGGCAGCGCATCCTGGGGAAGACCTCCGACGACCTGAGCGGTCAGTCGATCCTCAGCACCGGCCTGGTGGACCGCAAGACCTGGGACCAGCTGCGGGAGCGCTGCGGCGACCAGGGGACGGGCCGGCACGAAGCGGAGATCAACCGCGACGACCGCACCAACTACCTGGGCTTTTCCATCTCCCGCCTGAAGGATGCCGAGGGCGTCGCCCGGGGGTTCATCATCGTATTCCAGGACCTCACCGAAACCCGCAAGCTGCAAGAGGAGCTGCGGGTGCGGGACCGCATGGCCGCCGTCGGTGAGCTGGCCGCCGGCATCGCCCACGAGATCGGCAACCCGCTGGCCGCCATCTCCGGCTCCGCTCAGATGCTCGAGGCCACCCTCGCCGACCACGACGGCGCCGCCAAACTGCTGTCCATCATCCTCAAGGAAAGCCAGCGGCTGGACCGCACCATCAAGAGCTTTCTGCGCTTTGCCGGTCCCAAGGAGCGCCAGACGGTGCTCTTCGACGTCTCGCAGCTCCTCTCCGACCACTTCACCCTGCTGCGCAACAGCGACGAGGTGCAGCCGGACCATCACCTGGAGCTGGAGCTGGACCCGCGGGCGGCGCTGCTGGTGGCGGATCCGGATCACGTCAGCCAGATCTTCTGGAACCTGGCCCGCAACGCCCTCCGCGCCATGCCCGAGGGTGGTACCCTGAAGGTCTCCGGATCCCGAAAGGGAACGAATTACCGCCTCTGTTTTCAGGACGACGGCCGCGGAATGACGGAGGAGCAGAGGGCCAAGATCTTCCAGCCCTTTCACAGTTCCTTCGACCGCGGCACGGGCCTCGGCATGGCCATCGTCTATCGCATCGTGGAAGGCTACGGCGGCCGCCTGCGGGTCTCCAGCGAACCCGGCCGCGGAAGCCGGATCACCGTAGAGCTGCCGATTCCGGAGCCGGAACAGGACACCGTGGAGTTGAAGACCGTCCCATGAGCCGCAGACTGCTGATCGTCGACGACGAAGAGAGCATGGTCGAATTCCTGACCCTGCTGTTTCAAGATTCCGAATTCACCGTCGCCTCCGCCGGCTCCGCCGCCGAGGCGCGAGAGCGGCTCCAGGACTCCTACGACCTGGTGCTCTGCGACATCATGATGCCCGACGGCAACGGCCTCGACCTGCTCAAGGAGATCAAGCAGCAGAGCCCCAACACCGCGGTGATCATGATGACCGCCTACAGCTCCGACAAGAGCGCCATCGAGGCCATGCGCAACGGCGCCTACGATTATCTCTCCAAGCCCTTTGACGTCGAAGAGCTCAAGGTACTGGTGGAAAAGGCCCTGGAGCGCGCCGATCTGGTGGAGGAGAACGTCTACCTGCGCCGGGAGCTGGAGCAGCGCTACACCTTCGCCAGCATCATCGGCAAGAGCCAGCGTATGCAGGCCATCTTCAAGATCATCGAGCGAGTGGCGCGGACGCCGTCGACGGTAATGGTGCACGGCGAGAGCGGTACCGGCAAGGAGCTCATCGCCCGCGCCATCCACTTCTCCAGCCCGCGCTCGGGCAAGCGCTTCCTCTCCCTCAACTGCGGCGCACTGCCGGAGAATCTCCTCGAGAGCGAGCTCTTCGGCCATGAACGGGGCGCTTTCACCGGCGCGGTGAAGGACAAGAAGGGCCTGTTTCAGGAAGCCGACGGCGGCACCCTCTTCCTCGACGAGATCGGCGAGATGTCCCAGGTGATGCAGGTCAAGCTGCTGCGGGTGCTGCAGGAGAAGACCCTGCGGCGGGTGGGCGGTAGCCGCGAGGAATCGGTGGATGTGCGCATCATCACCGCCACCAACCGCAACCTGCAGGAGATGGTGGCGGAGGGCGAGTTCCGGGAAGATCTCTTCTACCGCATCAACGTCATCCCCATCGAGCTGCCTCCGCTGCGCCAGCGGCGCGAGGACATCCCCTTGCTGGTGGACCATTTTCTCAAGCAATACGCCGAGGAGATGGGGGTGGAAGTGCCGCAGATCTCGGTGGAGGCCATGCGGGTGTTGGAGGCCTACAACTGGCCCGGCAACGTGCGCGAGCTGGAGAATATGATCGAGCGCACCATGGCCCTGTCCACCAGCGGCATGATCACCTCCAAAGATCTGCCGGTGCATCTGGTCACCAACCGCGGCGGCACCGGCCCCGAGCTCATCGACC
The sequence above is a segment of the Acidobacteriota bacterium genome. Coding sequences within it:
- a CDS encoding ATP-binding protein encodes the protein MQQLIAPSSSDRQIRGLILARLVVVTAIVAPWFVVLFLGPPKNTNLLSSLTAQVYREANATGVQGILLFTFLATGAYALMLRFRWPSLARLMQIQLAVDLLLVSALVFTFGGIQSPFSMFYPVVIILAVFNLRRRTSATAFATAALALYTVLLIWLYADGQWPPQLGAAPPEVTIRVTYNILVALVGFYGVAVLGSALARRTLLAEEELEEQRERIANLRVVYQDMFQSILSGLITTDLEGIIASVNLSGQRILGKTSDDLSGQSILSTGLVDRKTWDQLRERCGDQGTGRHEAEINRDDRTNYLGFSISRLKDAEGVARGFIIVFQDLTETRKLQEELRVRDRMAAVGELAAGIAHEIGNPLAAISGSAQMLEATLADHDGAAKLLSIILKESQRLDRTIKSFLRFAGPKERQTVLFDVSQLLSDHFTLLRNSDEVQPDHHLELELDPRAALLVADPDHVSQIFWNLARNALRAMPEGGTLKVSGSRKGTNYRLCFQDDGRGMTEEQRAKIFQPFHSSFDRGTGLGMAIVYRIVEGYGGRLRVSSEPGRGSRITVELPIPEPEQDTVELKTVP
- a CDS encoding sigma-54 dependent transcriptional regulator, which encodes MSRRLLIVDDEESMVEFLTLLFQDSEFTVASAGSAAEARERLQDSYDLVLCDIMMPDGNGLDLLKEIKQQSPNTAVIMMTAYSSDKSAIEAMRNGAYDYLSKPFDVEELKVLVEKALERADLVEENVYLRRELEQRYTFASIIGKSQRMQAIFKIIERVARTPSTVMVHGESGTGKELIARAIHFSSPRSGKRFLSLNCGALPENLLESELFGHERGAFTGAVKDKKGLFQEADGGTLFLDEIGEMSQVMQVKLLRVLQEKTLRRVGGSREESVDVRIITATNRNLQEMVAEGEFREDLFYRINVIPIELPPLRQRREDIPLLVDHFLKQYAEEMGVEVPQISVEAMRVLEAYNWPGNVRELENMIERTMALSTSGMITSKDLPVHLVTNRGGTGPELIDLPEDGLDLEAYLEEIRSQLMRQALERADGVQTQAAELLGMTFRSFRYYAKKAGLTSSDKDD